One Synechocystis sp. LKSZ1 genomic window, CACCAATGCGGAATCAGAAGCTGGCAAGGAAGACTTCAGTGGCCCAGCATCCGTTAACGGCACCGATAACGATGTGATCTTGGCGGATGGCCCTCTGCTACAATCCTTCTTCCAAGTCTCTTTTGAGCGTCCCTTTGGCGATGACTTTACCGAAGAAGATCTCTTCAGTTCTATCTTTGGTAAGGACTATGTCCGCGACCTCCAAGGCGACAACATTATCAGCACGGGTGGTAACGATGACACCGTACTAACGGGTGCCGGTAATGACATCATCCTTGCGGGAACCTTTACAGAGTTGGATGAAGAAGGTTTCAGCCGCGTCGATGACAGTGATGTGGTTATCGACCTGGGTGGTAACAACCTGATTGTGACCCTAGGCGATGATGACTATGTCCGTGTTGGTGACTCCGTTGGTATTGCTGCGGCTCAACCCGGTGCCAATATCATCGTGGCGGGCTTTGGCAATGATAACGATGTGGTCATCTCCAATGGCAACAATACAGACTGGATCGAGATTGCTGGCGGTCAAGATTACGTCGATGCCGGTGCTGGCAACGATCTGATCTCGATGCTTTTGAGCGCAGATAGCACTGACCTTGATCTGAATGATGGTAGCTGGTCTGGCCTAAGCACTGGTGATACCCTCTTGGGTGGCGATGGCGTTGACAACCTACTCTTTGCCCTCGGTGGCGGTCAGGATGACATCATCATTGCGCCTCGTACTGTGTCGGGATTTGGTGCTGAAGGGCAACCCGTCTCGCTCAATCCTGCGGATGGTACCTTCCCCTACTATCTGACGGATACCAATAACATCGTCAATCCGATCATGGATTCCATTGAAGCGTTCACCATCTTCTCTGATGACGCTGATGTTTACTTGGCTCAGGGAGTCGCCCAGCAAGCCGGTGGTCAGATTACGGTCTTCTTGAACGACCTCAATTATGACGGTATCGGTAGTGGGGTTGACATTCTCCTTAGCGCCCAAGACTTTGCTAGCAATGAGACCTTGAATGCCTACGCCTTCAACATTGGTGCCTCTAGCCTACAAAATGGGATTAATGCCTCAGCTGGTCTGATTGGTGGCGATGGTGATGACAAGCTCTCGGCTGGTTTCATCCTACAGCAGGGAATTCTTCCCGGCGGTGGCAGTATAGCTCAGCAAATTGATGCTTGGTTAGGTATTCTCGATAACCAGGCCCTGGATAACTTCCTAGGAGCAGACGTTGAAGTATTACTCAACAGCTTCTTGGGTGATTTCGCAGACCAACTGGTGCGTACTGGCTTACAGCCTAGTGCTTCTGCTCCTCCGGATGTACCGCCAATCACCGGGCTTCGTGAAATTTTCACGAATTATCCCTTACCGGGTGAAAATCGGGTTGCTCAAATCCAGGCCTTGCTTGATTCCTTCTTCTTCGATGAAACCCTTGGCGGTGACTTTGTAGAAGATTACATTACCTACCAAGGTAATGGTGGTGCAGACACGATTACCCTAGAGCCAACCGTATTCTTCCGTAATGCTCTGACTCCGATCATTGTGGAAAATACGCCTGAGTTTGTTCGCTATACGGCCTTTGACGATGGAGCGGCTCCCGGTGCTAGCACTGGTTTTGACCAAGTCTTCAACTTCAATAAGAAGGCAGACAACATTCCCAATGGTGTTGATGGTTCGTTAACCTTTACGCTCGTTGGTGGTGGTACTAGTACGCTAACAGGCAGCACTTTTGCTGGTGGCGTTGTTGCTGATGCGACTTCTACAATCGATTCCCTCACAGGCGATAAGATTGTTCTCGGTAATGAAGTTGACTACTCTGGAGCGAATGTTCCAACCGAACTCAATGGTTTGGGTGACTTCGTGAGCAAAAACAGCAACCAGTTAATTGACCTGTTCAAGATTAACCAAGCTGTTAACTTTAGCACCGGACGCCAGACCGTTTATGATGCCAATGGTCGTATTGGACGGAGTGGTGATGAAGCCCTCTTCTTCGACCAAGCTCAAACCCCCGCGGATCCCTTCCTGACTAACATTGCGGCTGTTGCCAACCGTCTGTCTGGCTTTATCTATGCCGATAACGGTGATGGTGGTCTAGTTGTGGTTAATGCTAACGGTGGTTCAGGTATCTACCGCTTTGTTCAACTTGATCAGGGCAACAATGCGGCTGGGGAAGTACTACCGGTTGAATTGAGTCTCCTGGCAATTGTTCGTGGAACCAGTTCTACCACTTCTCTGAACCTGCGTCCTTCGGACTTCATCATCGATAATACTGACTTGCGTCAAGGTACTATCGGGGGTGACGGAACGGAGTTCTTAGACAACATCTTCCCTTCCCCGATTCCCTTCTAGAGGAATCATTCCATTGACGTAACTTAAATAAGTAAGTAAGTAAGGGAGGGCTTCGGCTCTCCCTTTTTTGCTTAACAGTTTTTCTTCGATTTTGGGATATTTGCTTTTCCCTGCTGGCTCTTGCTTAATACCAAATCTTCAAGTTAACGCTACCGATTGTTACCCCTCCGCCTACGGCATCTCTCGTTCGCAAGGGGAGGACAGGGAAGTGTCATTAGGCATCAGAGATTTGGGTATAATTAAATCAAACTAAGTCTAGCTAAGTGTGATGTTATGCGTAATGCCAATATTCATGAAGCGAAAACCCATCTATCGCAACTGATCGAGTCAGTTCTGGCGGGAGAAGATGTGATTATTAGCCGAGCCGGGAAACCCTTGGTTCGTCTGGTAGCTTACGAGGGGGTATCCCAACCTCGTCGGGCCGGCGTCTGGAAAGGACAGCTCGAAATAGCCGATGATTTTGATGCCGAATCCCCTGAAATCAACGCCCTTTTTTATGGGAGTGAAGCTTGAAATTTTTATTGGATACCCATATCTTGTTGTGGTGGTTAGGAGATGATGGACGATTGTCTGCCGAGACCCGGTCTATCATCACTAATCCCGAAAACTTTATTTTTGTTAGTGCGGCCACGGTATGGGAAATGTCGATCAAAAAATCTTTAGGGAAGTTATCTTTTCCCGATGGTTTGCTGACGATACTGAAGGAAAATCAATTTCAACTACTTAGTATTACAGTAGAACATAGCTTAAGGATTGCCCATTTACCCGAACATCATAAAGACCCTTTTGACCGGATGTTAATCGCCCAGGCCCAGACTGAAGGCCTAATCTTGATTTCTCAGGATATTAAATTTAAACAGTACAAAGTCGATCTATGGATGGACTAGCTCGGGATGTTGGCCCTCATTCTTTGGCCTTTTCTTGTATGGAGCGAAGGACGGGTAGGGTTTGTTGTGTAGAGCCGGTTTTCAGCCTAAAGCCTGGTAGGCTTTCCTGTAAAAAGAGCGGTACGATCATGGCAGAGTCCATTGCGTTTGGAGGCCTTAGCCCGGTGACTCTTTCCCTCGGCCGCGATGGCCAACCCATGGCAGATAATACCCTGCAATTTTGCTGGAATCATTAATAATTGATTGACTATGTCCTTTCTGACCTTTGACACTGAGCAAAATCAACGTCGGCCCTTTGAACTGCCGGGGGCCCGGCCCCACTATAATCCTGACCGGCCGGGCCAGGTTCAGCACATTGGCCTGGATCTCAAGCTAGATTTAGAGAACAAGTGTTTTGAGGGAATTTGTCGGATTACCCTCCTGCCGATTCGCCCTGGCCTGCAAC contains:
- a CDS encoding type II toxin-antitoxin system Phd/YefM family antitoxin, whose translation is MRNANIHEAKTHLSQLIESVLAGEDVIISRAGKPLVRLVAYEGVSQPRRAGVWKGQLEIADDFDAESPEINALFYGSEA
- a CDS encoding type II toxin-antitoxin system VapC family toxin; the protein is MKFLLDTHILLWWLGDDGRLSAETRSIITNPENFIFVSAATVWEMSIKKSLGKLSFPDGLLTILKENQFQLLSITVEHSLRIAHLPEHHKDPFDRMLIAQAQTEGLILISQDIKFKQYKVDLWMD